GACGATGCTGTGCGTGCAGATCACGCTGACGTATCCCTACTCGCAGAGCCCGCTGATTCCGCCGTTTCCGCTGCTCGGTTCGCTGTTGCCGGTGCCGTCGACACTCACCGGAACCGCGATGGTGCAGATCAGCCCGGTCAACATCATATAGACGGCAGCAACGGCGTCGTGCCGGGTCGAGGGCGCCCGGTCGGCCATGCTGCGTGGAGAATTCAATCGTGAGTAGCGGGGAAACATAACAACACCATGGCCAACAACCTGACGAAGATCATTGCGGGCTTGCTGATCGCGATCGCGATCCTGCTCGGCGTCTATGCGTGGATGCTCGGTCGCAAGCCGGCCGATCTCGCGCGGGTTGCCGCGACGGTCGCGACGCAGAGCGTGCCGGTCGTCGTGACGACGCGGCCGTTGCAAGCCGGCCAGCCGATTCCGGCCGAGGCGCTGAAGGTGCAGCAGTCGACCGCCGCGCCGCAGGGGGCGTTCGCCGATCCGCTGCAACTGGTTGGCCGCATTCCGGCAGCCGATATCCCCGCGCAGGCGGCCGTCGTCGCGAGCGCCTTGTCGTCCGGCCTCGCCGAGCAGCTCGCACCGGGAGAGCGTGCCGTCGCGATCAAGGTCGACGAGACCAACGCGGTCGGCAACCGCGTGCGGCCCGGCAACTATGTCGACGTGTTCCTGAACCTGAAGCGCGACGGGACCGGCGTGGCGATTGGCGGGACGTCGACGGCGGAGATCGTGAATACCCAGGCGCGGCTGCTGATGTCGAAGGTCCGCGTGCTGTCGTTCGGCGATGCGACGACCGAGCGCGACAGCTCGAACGGTTCGGTGGTCGGGACGCGGACTGCGGTGCTGGCGGTGCCGACCGCGCAGGTGGACGCGCTGACGCTCGCCGAGCAGAGCGGCCGGCTCGTGCTCGCGCTGCGTAGCCCGCGTGACGACGATGTCGCGACGCAAACCGTCGCGGTCCGTGTCGGCGACGACAAGAGCCCGTCGACGCTTGCCGCGGCGGGCGTGGTGCTGAGCGAGTTGTCGAAGAGCGCGACGACGGCGGCACCGGCCCCGCGTGCGGCGCCGCGGGTGGTCGCGCGGCATCCGAGCGGCGGCAGCATCGAAGTGATTCGGGGTGGGCGGACCGAAACGGTCGCTTATTGAGCAGGACGACGACGGCAAAACAATGAAAAAGAAACTGATTGGTTTGGCTATTGCATTGAGCGCGCTGGCGATGCCGCCGCTGTCGGACGCGGCCGACACGAGCGGCACGATCAGCCTTGCGATCGGCGCGCAGCGGCAGATTGCGACGGGGCGCGCGCTGCAGCGGGTCGCTGTCGGCGACCCGTCGGTGGCCGACGTGCTCGTCGTGAAGGGCGGGCGTGGCGGCGTGCTGCTGGTGGCGAAGAGTGCCGGCGCGACGAACGTGATGATCTGGGAGCGCGGCCGCGACGAGCCGACCGTCTATAACGTGAACGTCACGAGCGGTGCGGCGCGGGCACTGCTCGACGGCACGTCGCCGAGCGTGAATACGTATGGCGGCACGACGGTGATCGGCGGTGCGGCCGGAACGCTCGACGGGCATCAGCGGGCGGTCCATGCGGCGAAGACGGTCGGCGGCAAGGACGGGACGACGCTCGATGCGTCGACGATTTCCGGCAAGAACGTCGTGCAGGTCGATGTGCGGGTCGTCGAATTCAGCCGCTCGGTGCTGAAGCAGGCGGGCCTGAACTTCTTCAAGCAGAGCAACGGCTTTGCGTTCGGCGCCTTCGCGCCGACGGGGCTCACCTCGATTACCGGTACGCCGGGCGGCTCGCTCACCTACAACACGAGCGTACCGATTTCGTCGGCGTTCAACCTCGTCGTCAATTCGGTGTCGCGCGGATTGTTCGCTGACCTGTCGATTCTCGAGGCGAACAACCTGGCGCGCGTGCTCGCACAGCCGACGCTCGTCGCGTTGTCCGGCCAGAGCGCGAACTTCCTCGCCGGCGGCGAAATCCCGGTGCCGGTGCCGCAATCGCTCGGCACGATCTCGATCGAATGGAAACCCTACGGCGTCGGGCTCACGGTCACGCCGACCGTGCTGAGTCCGCGGCGGATCGCGCTGAAGGTTGCGCCCGAGTCGAGCCAGCTCGACTTCGTGCATTCGATCACGATCAACAGCGTGCAGGTGCCCGCGCTGACGACGCGGCGCGCGGACACGACAGTCGAGCTCGGCGACGGCGAAAGCTTCGTGATCGGCGGCCTGATCGACCGCGAAACCACGTCCAACGTCAACAAGGTGCCGTTCCTGGGCGATCTGCCCATCATCGGCGCGTTTTTCAAGAATCTGAGCTACCAGCAGAACGACAAGGAGCTCGTGATCATCGTGACGCCGCATCTCGTTGCACCGATCGCGCAGGGCGCGCCGCTGCCGGCGACGCCGGGCGAGCTGTCCGAGCAGCGCGACGGTCCGGTGTGGCGTTCGTACCTGGGCGGCATGGCATCGCCGGACGCAGGGCCGGGGTTCTCGAAATGAGCGCGCCGAATCGTTACCGGACCGCGCAGGCCGTCGCGCACGACGCGATGCCTTGCTTCATTGGGAGTATCCAAGATGAATGCGAGAACCTACTCTTTGGCTGAGCCCGCCGTTACCGACCACTTCGTCTGCGCTTCCTCGCTTGCGGAGCATGTGCACTGGCTGTCGCAATCGCTGGTGACTGCCGGCGCGGTCGAAGGGGTGCCGCTCGATGGCGCCGCGCTGTCGCAGCGTATCGGCGTGTTGAATCCGGCGCTGGTGTTCATCGATTTTTCCGGTGACTGCGCGGCGGCAAGCACGGTGGTCGCCGCGGTACGCGCGGCGCATCCGGGCGTGCCGGTCGTCGCACTGGGCTCGCTTGCACAACCGGAAGGGGCACTCGCCGCGCTGCGCGCGGGCGTGCGCGATTTCGTCGATTTCTCCGCACCGGCCGACGAAGCGCTGCGGATCACGCGCGTGTTGCTCGACAACGTGGGCGAGCCGGCCAATCGTCACGGAAAGGTCACCGCATTGCTCGGCGCGCGCGCCGGAATGGGCGTGAGCACACTCGCCGCGAACCTGTCGGTGCTGATGCAGCGGCGGCCGGCCGACCCCGCGCGCACGGCGGCACTGCTCGATCTCGGGCTGCCGGCCGGCGACGGCGCGTTGTTCCTGAACACGCGCTGCGAATTCCATTTCGTCGAGGCCGTGCGCAACCTGCGCCGGATCGACCGCACGTTCGTGACCACCGCACTCGCGCGCCATTCGAGCGGCGTCGCGCTGACGACGCTGCCACCGAATCTCGCCGAGCTGCGCGACGTGGCGACAGCGTCTTGCGCGGCGTTGCTGAACCGGCTGCGGGCGTTCTTCGATCACCAGATCGTCGATCTCGGCGGCTTCCCGAATCGCGAATTCATTGCGCAGGTCGTGAACCTCGCGGACGAAGCATGGCTCGTTTGCGATCAGGGCGTGGCATCGGTCGTATCGGCGGTCGAGATGCTGGACGGGTTGCGCGAGGCAGGCGCCGCGACCGACCGGATCCGGCTCGTCGTCAACCAGTTCGATGCCGAGCTCGGGCTGATGCCCGCGCAGATCGCCGAACGGCTCGATCTGTCGCTGCTGGCGACGCTGCCGTCGCGGCGCGTGTCGATCGGCCATGCGGCGAACCAGGGCAAGCTGATCGCCGAGGTCGCGGAACGCGATCCGTACGTTCGTGCGCTCGGGCCGCTGGTCGAGCGGCTCGCGGGCGCATCGGCGCCGGGAGCGGCACAGCGTGCGGCCGGCGGCCTCTCTGCGCTCAAGCGAATCATTCAATCCTCTACGAAGCGGTCGTAAGCGATGGCACACGACATTCAATTTGCCGACGGCGCAGCGCCGTTCTCGCAAACGCAACAGTTCCACGACATCAAGAATGCCGCGCACGAGCATCTGCTCACGCGGATCGAGGAACTGGGCGCCGAATTCGGCCGTTGGTCGCGACAGGCGATCAACCAGTTCGTCGACCTCGAAATCGACAGCTTCGTGCGGTTGCGGCGCATCCCGCTCAACGAGAGCGAGGTGCGTGCGGTGGCCGAGGCGCTGACGAAGGAGCTCGCCGGCTTCGGGCCGATCGAAGACCTGTTGGCGGACCCGCACGTCGAGGACATCCTGATCAACGGCTACAACGACATCTACGTGTCGCGCCACGGGATCCTGTCGAAGCTGCCGATCCGCTTCACCGACAATGCGCATCTGCTGCGGATCGTGCGACGGATTCTCGCGCCGGTCGGCCGGCGGCTCGACGAATCGAATCCGATGGTCGATGCGCGGCTGCCCGACGGCGGGCGGGTCAACGTCGTGATCGAACCGTTGTCGATCGACGGCCCGGTCGTGTCGATCCGGAAGTTCCGCAAGGACCCGCTGAAGCCCGAGGATCTGCTGGGCAACGGTACCTACAACGAGGAAATCGGCCGGTTGCTCGAGGCCGCGGTCGACGCGCGCTGCAACGTGCTCGTGTCGGGCGGCACCAGTTCGGGCAAGACGTCGCTGCTGAATGCGCTGGCGTTCCACATCCCGATGGCGGAACGCGTCGTGACGATCGAGGATACGGCCGAACTGTCGCTGAATCACCCGCACGTCGTGCGGCTCGAAAGTCGTCCCGGCGGGTTCGACGGCAGCGGCGTCGTGACGATTCGCGACCTGCTGCGAAACACGCTGCGGATGCGGCCGGACCGGATCATCGTCGGCGAAGTGCGCGGCGGCGAGGTGCTCGAAATGCTGCAGGCGATGAATACCGGCCACGATGGATCGATGGGCACCGTGCACGCCAGCTCGCCGCGCGAATGTTTGTACCGGCTCGAGATGCTGGCGGGTTTCGCCGGTTTTCAGGGGACCGAAGCAAGCCTGCGACGGCAGATCGCCAACGCGATCGACTTCATCGTGCAGATCGGCCGGCTGTCCAACGGCCGCCGCCGCATCCTGTCGATCACCGAAGTCACCGGCATGTCGGACAACATCGTATCGACGCAGGAGCTGTATCGCTACGAAGCGCGCGTCACGCCGGAGGGCGAAGAGATCGATCATTGGGAATCGCTCGGCATTCATCCGCATTCGCCGAAGCTGGCGCGTTTCCGCAGCACGCTGGTGTCGGCGGGCGGCGGTGGTGGCGGGTTCGGTGGCAGCTTCGGGCGAGGCGGGGGCTTCAATGTCTAGCGCCACCTTGCTCGCGCTGATGTTCGCGTTGATTTGCGCGGCGGCCGGGCTGCTGCTGTGGCGCGGAAGCCAGGTGCGGGAAGGGCGTGCGCATGCGCAGCGGTTCTTCGACAGCCGCGTCGGACAGGGCGCGCGCCCCGCCGCATCGGCTGGCGATACACGCACCGCGCGCGCCCCGGCGGCCGGTACGGCGAACCCGCAGGAGCCCGAACAAGGGTTCGCGCGCTGGCGTGCGTCGGCGTTCAACGCATGGACCGTGCTGTCCGACCGTGCGGGCCTCGATGAAGTCCGCGCCGGCCTCGTGCTGTCGCTGGCGATCGTTGTGCTGCTCGCACTGTGGGCCGGCATGGCCGGCGGCGTGCTCGCCGCGGCGGCCGCGCTCGTCGCGGGCAGTGTGTTGGTCGTGCTGTGGATCACGTCACGCATCAGCCGGCGCCGCCTGAAGATCGTCCGTCAGTTGCCGTCGTTTCTCGACGGGATCGTACGGCTCGTGACGCTCGGGAACAGCGTGCCGGCGGCGTTCCAGTCGGCGCTTCAGACGGCCGAAATGCCGCTGCGCCGCTGCCTCGACGACGTGTCGCGAATGCTGCGCTCCGGCGTCGACATCGATCGTGCGATGCTGCACATCGCGCATACGTACCGTATTCGCGAATTCGAACTGGTCGGCGCGGTACTGCGTCTGTCGGTGCGCTATGGCGGACGGGCGGACGTGATGCTCGACCGGATGTCGACCTTCATGCGCGATCTCGAGCAGGCGGAGCGCGAACTGTCCGCGATGTCGGCCGAAACCCGGCTGTCCGCATGGGTGCTGGCATTGTTGCCGATCGCGGTCGGCAGCTTCGTCATTGCCACGAGCCCGCGCTATTTCACGGCGATGTGGAACGACGATGCCGGACGTCAGCTGGTTTACCTGGCGTTCGCGCTGCAGGCGATCGGCGGTTTCTGGCTGTTCCGGCTCGCGCGGCTGAGGTGAATGGATGGATGCAAACCGTTTAGGCGCGCTTGCGCTGGTGCTCGGATCGGTCGGCGTGCTGCTGCTTGCCGCGCTCGCGATCGTTCGCATCGTGCTCGTGCAGCGTGCCGAGCGCGCGCTGTTGCATGCGCTCGACCGCCGGGCCGCCGCGGCCGAAGCGGCCGCCGCGCGTGCCGGTTCCGGCGACGCGGCGCGCGAGGCAGCGGCACCTGTCGCGCCGCGGGTTCGCTTCGCGAGGCTGCGCGAACGTTTCGAAGACGTCGGGATGCGGTGGCTCGATACCAGTTTCAGCCGATATCTGATCGCCGACGAAGACCGTCGATTGCTCGAGCAGTGCGGTTTCGTCGACGTGCGCGCCAGAGCGCTGTTCGTCGGCGCGCGCATCGTCTGCGCGATCCTGCTGCCGGCGCTGGCCGTGCTGGTACTGATCGGCCGCGGACAGCAAGCGCGCTGGCCGTTGTGGCTGTCCATTGCGCTCGTGACCGGCTACATGCTGCCGAAAATCTACGTGCGGCGGCGCGCGACCGCGCGTCGGCAGAGCCTTGCGGCCGAACTGCCGCTGCTCGTCGACATGTTGCGGCTGCTGCAGGGCGTCGGCCTGTCGCTCGACCAGAGCATCCAGGTGGTCACACACGATTTTCAGACGATGTTGCCGGTGCTGTCGTGGGAGCTCGGCGTCGCGCAGCGGCAGTTCGCGGCCGGACGTACGCGCGAGCAATCGCTGCAACGCCTCACGAACAGTTTCGACAACGAGGATCTGCGCGCGATCGTGCGCTTGCTGATTCAGGTCGACAAGCATGGCGGCGCGGTGCAGGAGCCGCTGAAGCAATTCGGCGACCGTCTGCGTGAAGGGCGTCGCGCGACGCTGCGCGAGCAGATCGGCCGCCTGACGGTGAAGATGACCGGCGTGATGATCGTCACGCTGTTGCCGGCATTGTTGATCGTGACCGCGGGGCCGGGGATCATGACCGTGCTGTCCGCGCTCGCTGCGTTTCAGCGCTGATGCGGCATGAGGGGAAGGAGCGACACAAGATGAATCGATTGGGTTGGGTTCGCACGATCGCAGGCGCGACGGCGTGCGCGTTGCTCGCCAGCGGGTGCGCGATGTTCAAGGAGTCCGGATACGGTATCGGTGCGCAGGCCGAACGCGGCGCGCTGATGCAGGCCGCGGCCGACAAGAATGCGGCGCCCGATACGCCGGGCATGTATCTGGGCCTGATCGAGCGGATGCAGGGGCAAGGGCTGTATTTCGCGTCGCTCGCGCACATCGATCAGTACGAGAAGCAATATGGCGCATCGCCGGACACGATCCTGCTGCGCGCCGACGCGTTGCGGGCGACCGGCCAGTACGACGCCGGCGTGGCCGCCTATACCAAGTTGCTGACGACGCCGCTCGCGGCACGCGGCTATCGCGGGCTCGGCCTGACCGCCGGCGCTCGCGGCGATTTTGCGCTGGCCGCGCAGCAGCTCGAGCAGGCGACGGCGCTTGCGCCGACCGATGCGGCGACGTTGTCCGACCTTGCGTATTCGAAGATGCGCGACGGCGATCTGGCCGGGGCACGCGTGCCGCTGCTGAAGGCGGCCGAACTCGAGCAGAAGAACCCGAAGATCCTCAGCAACTTCGTGCTCTACCTGCTCGCGACCGGTCACGCGAAGGACGCGCGGCGGCTGATGGATCAGCAGAAGTTGTCGCCCGCCGTGCGCAACCAGATTCGCGACGACGAGACGAAGGTCGCGGCCGCGATGCGCGCGAAGCAGCGCGCCGTCGCCTATACGCCGGCCAGCGTGCCCGTGCCGTCGGTGGCGAGCAGCGACAATTTCGATCTTGCCGTGCCGCTGCTGCAGCGTTTCGCGCGATAACGACGATATTCACGGAGGCCATCATGTTTCACCTTTCCTCAATCCGCGTGCAGGCCGTGGGCATCGCCTTCGCCTGCTCGCTCGGGGCGGGCGTCGCGCATGCGCAAGACGACACGCCGGCGTCCGAAATCGGTCATGCGACCAGCGCGCTGCTCGACGTGCAGCGCTCGAATCGCGCGGCCGCCGCGCCGCAACCGATCGACGGTGCGGCCGGCACGTATGCCTATCAGCGCTATATCGACTCGTTCAAGACGCCGATTCCGCAGTGGTTCGGCACGATGTCGGCGTCGGGCGGCGGCAGCAGCAGTGGTAGCGGCGGCGGCCTTTCCGGTGGCGACCTCGCGCGCTGACGGAGCAAAACGGTGACTACCCGGCACAGTGGCGGCACGATCCGCCGCGCGTCACGGCAGCGCGGCGCGTTCTCGGTGATGGCGATCATCGCGACGCTGATCGCCATCACGACGCTTGGCGCCATTGGCGTCGGTAATCTCTTTTTCCAGCGTCGGGACGTGCAGCGGATTGCCGACATGGCCGCGCTCGCCGCCGTGCAGCGGATGGACGACGCCTGTTCGCAGCCCACTTCCACCGCGACCAGCAACGCACAGTCGAACGGGCTCGATGCGTCGAACGGCGACACGATCAACATCGAATGTGGCCGCTGGGATACGTCGGTCAACCCGGCACCCAGCTACTACGCTGCCGCGACATCCGGAACCACGCAATTGAACGCGGCCAAGGTGGTCGTCACGCGGCAAGTGCCGTTCTTCTTCGTCGGACCGCCGCAGACGGTGTCCGCGGTGTCGACCGCGCGGTCGACCAACATCGATACGTTCTCGGTCGGCGCGACCCTGGCCGCGCTCGGCGGAGTGGGTTGCTCAGGCGGATCGGCGCCGACCTCCGGCAATCCGGGGCTCGTCAACGGGCTGATCGGCGCGCTGCTCGGCGCCAACCTGAACCTGAACATCGCATCGTATCAAGCGCTTGCGTGCACGAACGTGACGGTCGGCGACCTCGTCGTGGCGGCGGGCGTCGGCACGGTCGATCAACTGCTCGCGCTGAAGCTCACGTTGCCGCAACTGCTCCAGTTGATGGTGAAGGCGGCCACGCAGACGTCCGTCGTCAACGCAAGCCTGCAGGCGAGCCTCGCCACGCTGCAGGCGATCCTGAACGCCAACGTTCCGGGGACGTCGATCGGCCTCGGCGGCGCGGGCGGCTTGCTGAACGTCGCGCTCGCGGATACGCAGGCGGCACTCAACGCACAGGTGGATCTGCTCGACCTGTTGATGGTCGGCGCGGAGATCGCGGCAACGGGCAAGCCGGCGGTCGTGGTCAACGTGCCGTCGCTGAATCTCGGCGGGCTGACGGGAACGCAGTTGCAGGTGCAGATCATCAGCCCGCCGTCGATCGGCGTCGGCGAGGGCGGGATCGATCCGGCGACGGGAACGTGGCGGACGAAGGCGTCGACGGCGGCGGTGGGCGTGTATCTGAATGTCTATCTTGGGACGGCGCAGTTGCCGCTGGTCGGGCCGTTGCTGGGCGCGCTGAACGTGGGCGTCGATGTCAATCTGCCGATTTATCTGCAGGCCGGCACCGGTACCGCGTGGCTGAACTCGACGCAATGCGCGGCCACACAGGCAGCGAGCACGGTCGTCATTACCGCACAGCCGGGGGTTGCCAATCTGTGCATCGGGCAGCCGCCGCTCGATTCGTCGGGCAAGATCAGTCTGTCGTCGGCATACAGCTGCACGTCGCCTGCGCAGGTGATCAATGCGACTGTCCTCGGCCTTGCCGGGCTGAAGCTTGCCACCCTGAAAGTCTCGATGTCCAACGTATCGGTCCAGGTGCAGGGCGCGGCACAACAGCACACATTCAATGGTGTGCCGGGGATCGACGCCAACTACTGGACGGTCAATTCGAATGCGCTCGGCTCGGCGCTCAGTTCAGCGCTCACGCAACTCGCGGGCGCGCAGATCACCGCCACCCTTACTTTGCTCGGCGCAGATCTGCTGTCGATTCCGTCGACCCTCGCGTCGACATTGCTCGGTTTTCTGACCAGTCTGCTCAACCCACTCCTGTCCAGCCTTGACGCAGTCCTCGTTCCGCTGCTGAATCTGCTTGGCGTCCAGGTCGGCGCGGCGACGGTCCATCAGATCTCGCTCAGTTGCGGGGTCGCCCAAACGGTTTACTGAAGAAGCAGATCAGATGAGAAATACGCCCGCAATCGAAGAGCTCGACCTGTACGTCTGGGAAGGCAAGGCGGACATCGTCGACCGCGTCGCCCGGTGCATGGCGAGCTTCGACGTCGAAGTGATCCGCGCCGACAACGCGGCGGTCTCGCCCGAGCGCGCCGCGTTGCGGCGGTCGCTTGCGATCATCAGCGTGACGATGATCGAGGGCGGCGCGGCATTCCTGCGCGACTGGCAGGCCAACATCGGCATGCCGGTGGTCTGGGTCGGCGCGGCGCGCGACCACGACGCATCGCAGTATCCGCCCGAGTATTCGCACATCCTGCCGCTCGACTTCACGTGCGCCGAATTGCGCGGCATGATCGGCAAGCTCGTCACGCAACTGCGGGCGCACGCGGCCGAAACGTTGCAGCCGTCGGAACTCGTCGCGCACTCCGAATCGATGCAGGCGCTGCTGCACGAAGTCGATACGTTCGCCGACTGCGACACCAACGTGCTGCTGCACGGCGAAACCGGCGTCGGCAAGGAGCGCATCGCGCAACTGCTGCACGAAAAGCATTCGCGCTATCGGCACGGCGAGTTCGTGCCGGTGAACTGCGGCGCGATTCCGGACGGCCTGTTCGAATCGCTGTTCTTCGGTCATGCGAAAGGGTCGTTCACGGGCGCGGTTGTTGCGCATAAAGGTTATTTCGAACAGGCGGCCGGCGGCACGCTGTTCCTCGACGAGGTCGGCGATCTACCGCTGTACCAGCAGGTCAAGCTGCTGCGCGTGCTCGAGGACGGCGCGGTGCTGCGGGTCGGCGCGACCGCGCCGGTCAAGGTCGATTTCCGTCTGGTCGCGGCGAGCAACAAGAAGCTGCCGCAGCTCGTGAAGGAAGGGTTGTTCCGCGCCGATCTCTATTACCGGCTCGCGGTGATCGAACTGAGCATTCCGTCGCTCGAAGAGCGCGGTGCGGTGGACAAGATCGCGCTGTTCAAGTCGTTCGTCGCCCAGGTCGTGGGCGAGGAGCGGCTCGCCCAGTTGTCCGATCTGCCGTACTGGCTCACGGATTCGGTCGCGGACAGTTATTTCCCAGGCAACGTGCGCGAACTGCGCAACCTCGCCGAGCGGGTCGGCGTGACGGTGCGGCAGACGGGCGGCTGGGATGCCGCGCGGCTGCAGCGGCTGATCGCGCATGCGCGCAGCGCGGCGCAGCCGGTGCCGGCGGAGAGCGCGGCCGAGGTGTTCGTCGATCGCAGCAAATGGGACATGAACGAGCGCAACCGCGTGATCTCGGCGCTCGACGCAAACGGTTGGCGGCGTCAGGACACGGCCCAGCAGCTCGGCATCAGCCGCAAGGTATTGTGGGAAAAAATGCGCAAATATCAGATCTTCGACGAAGAGCCCGAGACCCGCGAAAGTGAGTAATTAATGAGATAAAATCGCGGTGAATTACAACGACTCGGGCGGGAATAAAACTTCATGAGCCATATGACGGGGTTGGGGCGGGTGAGCGTATTGCTGCTCGCCATGGCGGGAGGCGTGCAAGGCGCGTTCGCGCAGGGGCTGGCGGGCGGCGATCCGTCGGCGGTGCAGCAGGCGTCGGCGCCGGTGGCCGCGATTCCGGTGATCGATTCGCAGGCACAGACGTCGGTGCAGCCGCAGGCCGGCGAGACGTCGGGGCCGAGCACGGTCGACGACTTGCAGCGCCAGATCCAGGCGCACTCGTTGACGGAAATGCGCACGAGCTACAACGGCAGCTACGGCGCCAGCCTGTTGTTCAACGTCAAGGACGGTGCGTATTTCGTCGCGTTGTTCCAGCAGAAGGCGTTCTGGCGCGTGATCAAGACTTACGACGAAACGCGTGCGGAAGCGATCTATCGCGATTTCTCGCACCAGGCGGAGCGTCTGGCCGTCAACGAGTTGCGGGCGGCGAAGCTGGAATCGCAGAAGGCGCAAATGGACAAGCAGATCGAGGTCACGCAGGACCGCGCGCGGCGCCTGCAGGCGGACATCTCGATCGCCCGCCAGCAGCAGGCGGCGGTGGCGGATCGCCAGAAGAGCGTGCGGAGCGAAACGGCGGCGTTGCAGGCGCAACAGGCTCAACTCCAGTCGCAACTGCGGGCGTTGCAGCAGCAGGTGCGTTCGCTGCAGCGCGAGGCCGACGCGGGCCTGCCGACGACGGCACGCTGAACCCAATAACGACGGTGTGGCGACATGCCGCGCCGGC
This DNA window, taken from Burkholderia cenocepacia, encodes the following:
- a CDS encoding type II secretion system F family protein, with protein sequence MDANRLGALALVLGSVGVLLLAALAIVRIVLVQRAERALLHALDRRAAAAEAAAARAGSGDAAREAAAPVAPRVRFARLRERFEDVGMRWLDTSFSRYLIADEDRRLLEQCGFVDVRARALFVGARIVCAILLPALAVLVLIGRGQQARWPLWLSIALVTGYMLPKIYVRRRATARRQSLAAELPLLVDMLRLLQGVGLSLDQSIQVVTHDFQTMLPVLSWELGVAQRQFAAGRTREQSLQRLTNSFDNEDLRAIVRLLIQVDKHGGAVQEPLKQFGDRLREGRRATLREQIGRLTVKMTGVMIVTLLPALLIVTAGPGIMTVLSALAAFQR
- a CDS encoding fimbrial protein; translation: MNARTYSLAEPAVTDHFVCASSLAEHVHWLSQSLVTAGAVEGVPLDGAALSQRIGVLNPALVFIDFSGDCAAASTVVAAVRAAHPGVPVVALGSLAQPEGALAALRAGVRDFVDFSAPADEALRITRVLLDNVGEPANRHGKVTALLGARAGMGVSTLAANLSVLMQRRPADPARTAALLDLGLPAGDGALFLNTRCEFHFVEAVRNLRRIDRTFVTTALARHSSGVALTTLPPNLAELRDVATASCAALLNRLRAFFDHQIVDLGGFPNREFIAQVVNLADEAWLVCDQGVASVVSAVEMLDGLREAGAATDRIRLVVNQFDAELGLMPAQIAERLDLSLLATLPSRRVSIGHAANQGKLIAEVAERDPYVRALGPLVERLAGASAPGAAQRAAGGLSALKRIIQSSTKRS
- the cpaB gene encoding Flp pilus assembly protein CpaB, encoding MANNLTKIIAGLLIAIAILLGVYAWMLGRKPADLARVAATVATQSVPVVVTTRPLQAGQPIPAEALKVQQSTAAPQGAFADPLQLVGRIPAADIPAQAAVVASALSSGLAEQLAPGERAVAIKVDETNAVGNRVRPGNYVDVFLNLKRDGTGVAIGGTSTAEIVNTQARLLMSKVRVLSFGDATTERDSSNGSVVGTRTAVLAVPTAQVDALTLAEQSGRLVLALRSPRDDDVATQTVAVRVGDDKSPSTLAAAGVVLSELSKSATTAAPAPRAAPRVVARHPSGGSIEVIRGGRTETVAY
- a CDS encoding CpaF family protein is translated as MAHDIQFADGAAPFSQTQQFHDIKNAAHEHLLTRIEELGAEFGRWSRQAINQFVDLEIDSFVRLRRIPLNESEVRAVAEALTKELAGFGPIEDLLADPHVEDILINGYNDIYVSRHGILSKLPIRFTDNAHLLRIVRRILAPVGRRLDESNPMVDARLPDGGRVNVVIEPLSIDGPVVSIRKFRKDPLKPEDLLGNGTYNEEIGRLLEAAVDARCNVLVSGGTSSGKTSLLNALAFHIPMAERVVTIEDTAELSLNHPHVVRLESRPGGFDGSGVVTIRDLLRNTLRMRPDRIIVGEVRGGEVLEMLQAMNTGHDGSMGTVHASSPRECLYRLEMLAGFAGFQGTEASLRRQIANAIDFIVQIGRLSNGRRRILSITEVTGMSDNIVSTQELYRYEARVTPEGEEIDHWESLGIHPHSPKLARFRSTLVSAGGGGGGFGGSFGRGGGFNV
- a CDS encoding Flp pilus assembly protein TadD codes for the protein MNRLGWVRTIAGATACALLASGCAMFKESGYGIGAQAERGALMQAAADKNAAPDTPGMYLGLIERMQGQGLYFASLAHIDQYEKQYGASPDTILLRADALRATGQYDAGVAAYTKLLTTPLAARGYRGLGLTAGARGDFALAAQQLEQATALAPTDAATLSDLAYSKMRDGDLAGARVPLLKAAELEQKNPKILSNFVLYLLATGHAKDARRLMDQQKLSPAVRNQIRDDETKVAAAMRAKQRAVAYTPASVPVPSVASSDNFDLAVPLLQRFAR
- a CDS encoding type II secretion system F family protein — encoded protein: MSSATLLALMFALICAAAGLLLWRGSQVREGRAHAQRFFDSRVGQGARPAASAGDTRTARAPAAGTANPQEPEQGFARWRASAFNAWTVLSDRAGLDEVRAGLVLSLAIVVLLALWAGMAGGVLAAAAALVAGSVLVVLWITSRISRRRLKIVRQLPSFLDGIVRLVTLGNSVPAAFQSALQTAEMPLRRCLDDVSRMLRSGVDIDRAMLHIAHTYRIREFELVGAVLRLSVRYGGRADVMLDRMSTFMRDLEQAERELSAMSAETRLSAWVLALLPIAVGSFVIATSPRYFTAMWNDDAGRQLVYLAFALQAIGGFWLFRLARLR
- a CDS encoding type II and III secretion system protein family protein, which encodes MKKKLIGLAIALSALAMPPLSDAADTSGTISLAIGAQRQIATGRALQRVAVGDPSVADVLVVKGGRGGVLLVAKSAGATNVMIWERGRDEPTVYNVNVTSGAARALLDGTSPSVNTYGGTTVIGGAAGTLDGHQRAVHAAKTVGGKDGTTLDASTISGKNVVQVDVRVVEFSRSVLKQAGLNFFKQSNGFAFGAFAPTGLTSITGTPGGSLTYNTSVPISSAFNLVVNSVSRGLFADLSILEANNLARVLAQPTLVALSGQSANFLAGGEIPVPVPQSLGTISIEWKPYGVGLTVTPTVLSPRRIALKVAPESSQLDFVHSITINSVQVPALTTRRADTTVELGDGESFVIGGLIDRETTSNVNKVPFLGDLPIIGAFFKNLSYQQNDKELVIIVTPHLVAPIAQGAPLPATPGELSEQRDGPVWRSYLGGMASPDAGPGFSK
- a CDS encoding DUF3613 domain-containing protein; this encodes MFHLSSIRVQAVGIAFACSLGAGVAHAQDDTPASEIGHATSALLDVQRSNRAAAAPQPIDGAAGTYAYQRYIDSFKTPIPQWFGTMSASGGGSSSGSGGGLSGGDLAR